In Amycolatopsis methanolica 239, a single genomic region encodes these proteins:
- a CDS encoding MurR/RpiR family transcriptional regulator has translation MKAPGSYQELAELLRSRLPKLASGQLRIAHLLLADPEGTAYRGISEAARLLEVRESSVTRFANSLGLPGYPDIMELCRTWVAEQAQVARRTEHAAEPEPGGLLSAVLEQEQTNLSRTFSHLERPSWRRAVELLARAPRVHVMGLRECRPVADLAAQRLGEVLPAVHRLGAGSLPDELRELCEDEVLLVFSVRRYAADTVRVAGYAKETGLPVVALTDNAASPLVESAEVALFAETSGVSYSRSLTALTALTQALVTEVAIELGDPKPDHRLLDTLHFYH, from the coding sequence GTGAAGGCCCCCGGGAGCTACCAGGAGCTGGCGGAGCTGCTCCGGAGCCGGTTGCCGAAACTGGCCTCGGGGCAGCTGCGCATCGCCCACCTGCTGCTCGCCGACCCGGAGGGCACGGCCTACCGCGGCATTTCGGAGGCCGCGCGGTTGCTGGAGGTCCGGGAGTCATCGGTGACGCGGTTCGCGAACTCCCTGGGGCTGCCCGGTTATCCGGACATCATGGAGCTGTGCCGCACCTGGGTGGCCGAGCAGGCCCAGGTCGCGCGGCGCACCGAGCACGCCGCCGAGCCGGAGCCGGGTGGCCTGCTCTCCGCGGTGCTGGAACAGGAACAGACGAACCTCTCGCGCACTTTCAGCCACCTGGAGCGTCCGTCGTGGCGGCGGGCCGTGGAACTGCTCGCGCGGGCGCCGCGGGTGCACGTGATGGGTTTGCGCGAGTGCCGGCCGGTGGCGGACCTGGCGGCGCAGCGGCTGGGCGAGGTCCTGCCCGCCGTGCACCGGCTCGGCGCCGGCTCGCTGCCCGACGAACTCAGGGAACTGTGCGAGGACGAGGTCCTGCTGGTGTTCTCGGTGCGCCGCTACGCCGCCGACACGGTCCGCGTCGCCGGCTACGCCAAGGAAACCGGGCTGCCGGTGGTGGCGTTGACGGACAACGCCGCCTCGCCCTTGGTGGAATCCGCGGAGGTGGCGTTGTTCGCGGAAACCAGCGGTGTCTCGTACAGCCGCTCGCTGACCGCGCTGACGGCGCTCACCCAGGCGCTGGTCACCGAGGTCGCGATCGAGCTCGGCGACCCGAAACCGGACCACCGCCTGCTCGACACCCTGCACTTCTACCACTGA
- a CDS encoding DUF3558 family protein — MNSAMRSLATLSTFAVVIAGAAACSDEGDDPILPTTAPASTSTSSAGSSNSAPAVSEPLDEGKFLGDPCSSLTSSQKSDLGVEQQGRQAVEGGCSWEFGPNSEWIVQVTYIRVAGGLANDYDKNATGAYKDGYFEPATVAGYPAAFSSLADFRPATCDLNVGLNSEAIFHVTVRGDATKDNCKAATNVAARVIDTIKAGRQ; from the coding sequence TTGAACAGCGCGATGCGGTCTCTCGCCACTCTGTCGACCTTCGCCGTTGTGATCGCGGGCGCCGCAGCCTGTTCGGATGAGGGCGACGATCCCATCCTCCCGACGACCGCTCCCGCGTCGACTTCCACATCGTCCGCCGGAAGCTCGAATTCAGCGCCGGCGGTGAGCGAGCCGCTCGACGAAGGCAAGTTCCTCGGCGACCCCTGCAGCAGCTTGACCAGCTCGCAGAAGTCCGACCTGGGGGTCGAGCAGCAGGGGAGGCAAGCGGTCGAGGGTGGCTGCAGCTGGGAGTTCGGGCCGAATTCCGAGTGGATCGTGCAGGTGACCTACATCAGGGTTGCCGGCGGGCTCGCGAACGACTACGACAAGAACGCCACCGGGGCGTACAAGGACGGTTATTTCGAGCCGGCGACGGTGGCTGGTTATCCGGCGGCGTTCAGCAGCCTGGCCGACTTCCGCCCGGCAACCTGCGATCTCAACGTCGGACTTAATTCCGAGGCGATCTTCCACGTGACGGTTCGCGGTGACGCGACGAAGGACAACTGCAAGGCGGCGACGAATGTGGCCGCCCGAGTCATCGACACCATCAAAGCCGGGCGGCAATGA
- a CDS encoding LLM class flavin-dependent oxidoreductase: MTDKPFRFGLVAGQITHLTDWTTLARRTEVQGFDILLSPDPLGGLDPFTTLSAAAAVTTELHVGTFVAVDGFRDRRLLAWQAESLHRLTGGRFELGLGTGRPGAESTLRQLGREFGTPKERVAHIAETVRHLNEQEVRPKLLLAAGGPKMLALAGREADIATMAWQPRTTETEARELVRVVQDAAHGRDVELAMNLLAVGDEPAPWLERYIGTTIADLVAHDSVSVLPSTTQQAADTLLRRREELGISYVTINSGYADRFAPIVELLKGR, encoded by the coding sequence ATGACTGACAAACCCTTCCGCTTCGGCCTCGTGGCCGGCCAGATCACCCACCTCACCGACTGGACAACCCTCGCCCGCCGCACCGAGGTCCAGGGCTTCGACATCCTCCTCTCGCCCGACCCGCTCGGCGGTCTGGACCCCTTCACCACCCTGTCCGCCGCCGCGGCCGTCACCACGGAGCTGCACGTCGGCACCTTCGTCGCCGTCGACGGGTTCCGCGACCGGCGGCTGCTGGCCTGGCAGGCGGAGAGCCTGCACCGGCTCACTGGCGGCCGGTTCGAACTCGGCCTCGGCACCGGCCGCCCTGGCGCGGAGAGCACCCTCCGGCAGCTCGGCCGCGAGTTCGGCACACCGAAGGAGCGGGTGGCGCACATCGCCGAAACCGTGCGGCACCTCAACGAGCAGGAGGTCCGGCCCAAACTCCTCCTCGCCGCAGGCGGCCCGAAGATGCTCGCCCTCGCCGGGCGGGAAGCCGACATCGCCACCATGGCCTGGCAGCCCCGCACCACCGAAACCGAAGCACGGGAACTGGTCCGCGTCGTCCAGGACGCCGCGCACGGCCGGGACGTCGAACTCGCCATGAACCTGCTCGCCGTCGGCGACGAACCCGCGCCGTGGCTGGAGCGCTACATCGGCACCACGATCGCCGACCTGGTTGCCCACGACTCCGTCAGCGTCCTGCCCAGCACCACGCAGCAGGCCGCCGACACGCTCCTGCGCCGTCGCGAGGAGCTGGGCATCTCCTACGTCACCATCAACTCCGGCTACGCCGACCGATTCGCCCCGATCGTGGAGCTGCTCAAGGGCCGCTGA
- a CDS encoding acyl-CoA dehydrogenase family protein: MDFSLSTEEREVRDWVRTFVQRELMPLEQEVLRRERRGEPGLTSDELTALQLKAKESGFWGVQTPEEYGGMGLSAVMTALLEAELGRTFVPFRFGGAADNILFHANDEQKERYLLPTISGERKSCFAITEPGAGSDAKNIRTSARKDGADWIINGEKTFITGGNEADFVMVFAVTDPEKGANGGVTCFLVDRDMGWKSEPIDTMGEWGPASLVFDNVRVPESQILGEEGQGFALAMQWIGRGRYLLPARAIGSCERLISMAIEHANTRETFGAPIATRQAIQWMIADSGVELEALRWLVLHAAWQVDSGMDSRHAQSIAKLYGGIKANEIVDRVLQIHGGMGYTRELPIERWYRELRLLRIYEGTDEIQRRTIARNLLKGHVKIGGALG, encoded by the coding sequence ATGGACTTCAGCTTGAGCACCGAAGAGCGGGAAGTGCGCGACTGGGTGCGCACGTTCGTGCAGCGTGAGCTGATGCCGCTCGAACAGGAGGTGCTGCGCCGCGAACGCCGCGGCGAACCCGGCCTCACCTCGGACGAGCTGACCGCGCTGCAGCTCAAGGCGAAGGAGTCCGGCTTCTGGGGCGTGCAGACCCCGGAGGAGTACGGCGGCATGGGCCTGTCGGCCGTGATGACCGCGCTGCTGGAGGCCGAGCTCGGCCGCACCTTCGTGCCCTTCCGCTTCGGTGGCGCGGCGGACAACATCCTGTTCCACGCCAACGACGAACAGAAGGAGCGCTACCTGCTCCCGACGATCTCCGGCGAGCGCAAGTCGTGCTTCGCGATCACCGAGCCGGGCGCCGGCTCCGACGCGAAGAACATCCGCACCTCGGCCCGCAAGGACGGCGCGGACTGGATCATCAACGGCGAGAAGACGTTCATCACCGGCGGCAACGAGGCCGACTTCGTGATGGTGTTCGCGGTCACCGACCCGGAGAAAGGCGCTAACGGCGGCGTCACCTGCTTCCTCGTCGACCGGGACATGGGCTGGAAGTCCGAGCCGATCGACACCATGGGCGAGTGGGGCCCGGCGTCGCTGGTGTTCGACAACGTGCGAGTGCCGGAGAGTCAGATCCTCGGCGAGGAGGGCCAGGGCTTCGCGCTGGCGATGCAATGGATCGGCCGCGGCCGCTACCTGCTGCCCGCCCGCGCGATCGGGTCGTGCGAGCGGCTCATTTCGATGGCGATCGAGCACGCCAACACGCGTGAGACGTTCGGGGCGCCGATCGCGACCCGGCAGGCGATCCAGTGGATGATCGCGGACTCCGGTGTGGAGCTGGAAGCGCTGCGCTGGCTGGTGCTGCACGCGGCCTGGCAGGTCGATTCCGGAATGGACTCCCGCCACGCGCAGTCGATCGCGAAGCTGTACGGCGGCATCAAGGCCAACGAGATCGTCGACCGGGTGCTGCAGATCCACGGTGGTATGGGCTACACGCGGGAGCTGCCGATCGAGCGGTGGTACCGCGAGCTGCGCCTGCTGCGCATCTACGAGGGCACGGACGAGATCCAGCGCCGCACGATCGCCCGGAACTTGTTGAAGGGGCACGTCAAGATCGGCGGCGCGCTGGGTTGA
- a CDS encoding TetR/AcrR family transcriptional regulator, translating into MALTTEQRVRRAAVKLFAAKGFHGTGIRDLAQAARISSASLYHYMGTKEDLLVDIMRECLDRLLLAARRALDTVDDPADALSALVTLHVMAHAAQPDETRVVDNEVSALSRPARRRIVALRDEYEAIWADTIDKGVSGGVFDAPEPAVTRLALLEMCTGVARWYSPRGPLPLDRLAARYAQLALRMLGSPALPGEQGAERAREVAAEVWRIRP; encoded by the coding sequence ATGGCTCTGACCACCGAGCAACGCGTCCGCCGCGCCGCGGTCAAGCTGTTCGCCGCCAAGGGGTTCCACGGCACCGGCATCCGCGACCTGGCCCAGGCCGCCAGGATCTCCAGCGCGAGCCTCTACCACTACATGGGCACCAAGGAGGACCTGCTCGTCGACATCATGCGGGAGTGCCTGGACCGGCTCCTGCTGGCCGCGCGCCGGGCGCTGGACACCGTCGACGACCCGGCCGACGCGCTGTCCGCCCTGGTCACGCTGCACGTCATGGCCCACGCCGCCCAGCCCGACGAGACCCGCGTGGTGGACAACGAGGTCAGCGCCCTGTCCCGGCCCGCGCGGCGGCGGATCGTGGCGCTGCGGGATGAGTACGAAGCCATCTGGGCAGACACCATCGACAAGGGTGTCTCAGGGGGCGTGTTCGACGCCCCGGAACCGGCCGTGACCAGGCTCGCCCTGCTGGAGATGTGCACCGGCGTCGCCCGGTGGTATTCACCACGTGGTCCACTGCCGCTGGACCGCCTCGCCGCCCGATATGCCCAGCTCGCGCTGCGCATGCTGGGAAGCCCAGCGCTCCCCGGCGAGCAGGGCGCCGAACGGGCCCGGGAGGTCGCCGCCGAGGTGTGGCGCATACGGCCCTAG
- a CDS encoding zinc-dependent alcohol dehydrogenase family protein, with protein MRAVVFTEFGAPPQVRDVPDPAPAPDGVVVAVEATGVCRSDWHGWRGHDSDITIPHVPGHELAGRIVATGDRVRHWSPGDRVTVPFVCACGACDQCVTGNQQICVNQTQPGFTHWGSFAELVALDHADVNLVRLPDNLGSSTAAALGCRFGTAFRAVLRQGRTTAGQWVAVHGCGGAGISAVMLAVTAGARVVAIDLSPEALALAAKLGAEATVDGSRDTATAVRDITGGGAHVSLDCVGLPQTCAASVASLRPRGRHVQVGLMPPRQGIPPIPMHRVIADELEILGSHGIQAHEYPEMLAMVERSTMDLDALVGRRITLDEAPAALMAMDDPVGGAGVTVVEMRV; from the coding sequence GTGCGCGCAGTCGTCTTCACCGAGTTCGGAGCCCCACCGCAGGTCCGCGACGTGCCCGACCCGGCACCGGCCCCGGACGGGGTGGTCGTCGCGGTCGAGGCGACCGGCGTGTGCCGCAGCGACTGGCACGGCTGGCGCGGCCACGACAGCGACATCACCATCCCGCACGTGCCCGGCCACGAACTCGCCGGCCGGATCGTCGCGACCGGCGACCGGGTGCGCCACTGGTCACCCGGTGACCGCGTCACCGTCCCGTTCGTGTGCGCCTGCGGCGCGTGCGACCAGTGCGTCACCGGCAACCAGCAGATCTGCGTGAACCAGACCCAGCCCGGGTTCACGCACTGGGGATCGTTCGCTGAGCTGGTCGCCCTCGACCACGCCGACGTCAACCTCGTCCGGCTGCCCGACAACCTCGGATCCAGCACGGCCGCGGCGCTCGGCTGCCGTTTCGGCACCGCCTTCCGCGCCGTGCTGCGGCAGGGGCGGACGACCGCGGGTCAGTGGGTCGCCGTGCACGGCTGCGGCGGCGCGGGCATCTCGGCGGTCATGCTCGCCGTCACCGCGGGCGCGCGGGTCGTTGCCATCGACCTCTCACCCGAAGCCCTTGCGCTGGCGGCGAAACTCGGCGCGGAAGCCACTGTCGACGGCAGCCGGGACACCGCCACCGCCGTCCGTGACATCACTGGCGGCGGCGCGCACGTCTCCCTGGACTGCGTCGGCCTGCCGCAGACCTGCGCGGCGTCGGTGGCGAGCCTGCGGCCCCGCGGACGGCACGTCCAGGTCGGGCTGATGCCGCCGAGACAGGGGATCCCGCCGATCCCGATGCACCGCGTGATCGCCGACGAACTGGAGATCCTCGGTAGCCACGGCATCCAGGCCCACGAGTACCCGGAGATGCTGGCGATGGTCGAACGATCCACAATGGACCTCGACGCGCTGGTCGGCCGCCGGATCACGCTCGACGAAGCACCGGCAGCGTTGATGGCGATGGACGACCCGGTCGGCGGCGCCGGCGTCACGGTCGTGGAGATGCGCGTGTGA
- a CDS encoding metal-dependent transcriptional regulator, with protein MPDSPHRSSSSSIEDYIRVIYGLVERGEAVTNTTLAGRLEVSPSSASGMVTKLAQQGLVEHVPYRGIELTPEGRRLARGVLRRHRLIETYLVQELGYTWDEVHGEADALEHAVSDRLIERIAAKLGNPVRDPHGDPIPAADGSVEEVPTRLLDEMEPGAVGQIVRVWDTDPDMLRYLADHAIALGERIEVVERQPFGGSLVVKVGSGAQAATHALGKEIAQALSVAVF; from the coding sequence ATGCCTGACAGTCCGCACCGCTCGTCCTCCTCGTCGATCGAGGACTACATCCGGGTCATCTACGGCCTGGTCGAGCGCGGTGAGGCCGTCACCAACACGACCCTCGCCGGCCGCCTCGAGGTGAGTCCCTCGTCGGCGTCCGGCATGGTCACCAAACTCGCCCAGCAGGGCCTCGTCGAGCACGTCCCCTACCGCGGCATCGAGCTGACCCCGGAAGGCCGCCGCCTCGCGCGGGGCGTCCTGCGGCGCCACCGCCTCATCGAGACCTACCTGGTGCAGGAACTCGGCTACACCTGGGACGAGGTCCACGGCGAGGCCGACGCGCTCGAACACGCTGTCTCCGACCGGCTCATCGAACGCATCGCGGCCAAGCTCGGCAACCCGGTCCGCGACCCGCACGGCGACCCCATCCCGGCCGCCGACGGCAGCGTCGAGGAGGTGCCGACCCGCCTGCTCGACGAGATGGAGCCGGGCGCGGTCGGGCAGATCGTGCGCGTGTGGGACACCGACCCGGACATGCTGCGCTACCTCGCCGACCACGCCATCGCCCTCGGCGAGCGGATCGAAGTGGTGGAGCGGCAACCGTTCGGCGGCTCGCTCGTGGTGAAGGTCGGATCGGGCGCCCAAGCGGCGACCCACGCGCTCGGCAAGGAAATCGCGCAGGCGCTGAGCGTCGCCGTCTTCTGA
- a CDS encoding GNAT family N-acetyltransferase, translating into MPVREAEVRDADEICALIEEHARYEGNDTLTLDRAEMTKHLFGPEPKAWVLIAEPPGSNTVAGMAFCSWNFSTWEGRPGIWLDDLYVRPEYRRHGLGNELLAALRSRTDGRVEWDMQEGNERAAAFYAQLGAQPVPGWVRYRWSPGS; encoded by the coding sequence ATGCCGGTACGAGAAGCCGAGGTCAGGGACGCCGACGAGATCTGCGCGCTCATCGAGGAGCACGCCCGCTACGAGGGCAACGACACGCTCACCCTCGACCGCGCCGAGATGACCAAGCACCTGTTCGGTCCGGAGCCCAAGGCGTGGGTCCTCATCGCGGAACCGCCCGGCTCCAACACAGTCGCGGGGATGGCCTTCTGCTCCTGGAACTTCTCCACCTGGGAGGGGCGCCCGGGGATCTGGCTGGACGACCTGTACGTCCGCCCCGAATACCGCCGCCACGGGCTGGGCAACGAACTGCTCGCCGCGCTGCGGTCGCGCACCGATGGGCGCGTCGAGTGGGACATGCAGGAGGGCAACGAGCGCGCCGCGGCCTTCTACGCCCAGCTCGGCGCGCAGCCGGTGCCCGGCTGGGTCCGCTACCGTTGGTCCCCGGGGAGTTAG
- a CDS encoding enoyl-CoA hydratase/isomerase family protein: protein MTSVDLEIDEGVAHIWLNRPDRLNAVAPELVDDLLSALDRTANTKAVVLAGRGRAFCAGHDLKQTPQGDSRARIERLQEVTRRLRTIPQPVIAAVHGYAIGAGAEFALGCDLVLAAEDAVFAFPEASLGLSVTGAASRLLPLIVGPLKAKELLLLGERVDARTAHELGLVNAVVPHLHETARDWARRIPAHPATTLAKRALDAGIDSALEQALELEVSHALITEHLPGNALGSRA from the coding sequence ATGACCTCGGTGGACCTCGAGATCGACGAAGGCGTCGCGCACATCTGGCTCAACCGGCCGGATCGCCTGAACGCCGTCGCGCCGGAACTTGTCGACGATCTGCTCTCCGCCCTGGACCGGACGGCCAATACCAAAGCCGTCGTGCTCGCTGGGCGGGGGCGGGCCTTCTGCGCGGGCCACGACCTGAAGCAGACCCCGCAGGGCGACTCCCGCGCGCGCATCGAACGGCTCCAGGAAGTGACCCGCCGGCTGCGCACCATCCCGCAACCGGTCATCGCCGCCGTGCACGGGTACGCCATCGGCGCCGGGGCGGAGTTCGCGCTCGGCTGTGACCTCGTGCTCGCCGCCGAGGACGCCGTCTTCGCGTTCCCCGAGGCGAGCCTCGGCCTCAGCGTCACCGGCGCCGCGTCCCGCCTCCTCCCCCTCATCGTCGGGCCCCTCAAGGCGAAAGAACTCCTCCTCCTCGGCGAACGCGTCGACGCCCGCACCGCCCACGAACTCGGGCTCGTCAACGCCGTCGTGCCGCACCTGCACGAGACGGCACGCGACTGGGCCCGCCGCATCCCCGCCCACCCGGCCACCACCCTCGCCAAGCGCGCCCTCGACGCGGGTATCGACAGCGCCCTCGAACAGGCCCTCGAGCTCGAGGTCAGCCACGCCCTGATCACCGAGCACCTGCCCGGCAACGCACTCGGCAGCCGCGCATGA
- a CDS encoding ESX secretion-associated protein EspG, which produces MWFAEPERFQVDLLAAMVAKVTGAELHLALAPQAVWRPDDADVAFRRAADAALARFHVPTRDEPTFADLAHLLTTPAEARFGWLSDTTRGVNISTLVAADQRFGVVAVRDGQEISIRTFQRDRLSKVLADVLPQDVPKSPEPSLTVLRSEVRGARQAELNGTRPSRAVMRADYLASLEPYFIAELHAEVRDHTGQPRHPRFPLRVYDNAEGRWTVQAKPHYDDQLLHFAPATATDVADRLDELRRELN; this is translated from the coding sequence ATGTGGTTCGCCGAACCGGAACGGTTCCAGGTCGACCTCCTCGCGGCCATGGTCGCCAAGGTCACCGGCGCCGAACTGCACCTCGCGCTCGCACCGCAGGCCGTGTGGCGCCCCGACGACGCCGACGTCGCCTTCAGGCGCGCCGCCGACGCGGCCCTCGCCCGCTTCCACGTGCCCACCCGCGACGAGCCTACGTTCGCCGACCTCGCGCACCTGCTCACGACCCCCGCCGAGGCGCGGTTCGGGTGGCTGTCGGACACCACGCGGGGCGTCAACATCTCCACCCTCGTCGCCGCCGACCAGCGGTTCGGGGTCGTCGCCGTGCGGGACGGGCAGGAGATCTCGATCCGGACCTTCCAGCGCGACCGGCTCAGCAAAGTCCTCGCCGACGTCCTCCCCCAGGACGTGCCCAAGTCCCCGGAGCCGTCGCTGACCGTGCTGCGCAGCGAGGTCCGCGGCGCACGCCAGGCCGAGCTGAACGGCACCCGGCCCAGCCGCGCGGTGATGCGCGCCGACTACCTGGCCTCGCTGGAGCCGTACTTCATCGCCGAGCTGCACGCCGAGGTTCGCGACCACACCGGACAGCCCCGGCACCCGCGCTTCCCGCTCAGGGTCTACGACAACGCCGAAGGCCGATGGACCGTCCAGGCGAAACCGCACTACGACGACCAGCTCCTCCACTTCGCTCCCGCTACGGCCACCGACGTGGCCGACCGCCTGGACGAGCTGCGCCGCGAGCTGAACTGA
- a CDS encoding ATP-dependent acyl-CoA ligase produces the protein MIPDDLVALTKRAARKWPDKTAWLFDETGARFTFADIDRETDRLAGSLAALGINPGDRVAVMLRNEPAFPLLWLALAKRGAVLVPVNTNYRELDGAHVIRHSGARLAIAAPEFTGLLTRIGITTRTPDDLPDGTPPEQHPAAETPTNIQYTSGTTGAPKGCVLPHRYWTTLARSLVDDFPHLTDEDTILTAQPFHYIDPQWNVAVGLAAGATLVVLDRFHPSTFWAKIREHGVTWFYCLGLMPTLLLRQPEHPDDKHHRVRSVMASAIPRDRHTELEARWGVPWYEAFGMTETGGDIRDRPEDHRPGSGCIGRPIREREVVIADDDGNPLPRGRTGELLIRGVGLMHGYHDAPEATARAFRGGWFHTGDLATMDAEGRVHYVGRTKDMIRRSGENISADEVERALLLHPAVALAAVIAVPDDLRGEEVKAFIVPATDTTPDELAEHCASQLAYFKVPRYWSLTADLPRTPSERIAKGKLPALDTPTYDRVAGTWL, from the coding sequence ATGATCCCCGACGACCTGGTCGCCCTCACGAAACGCGCCGCGCGGAAGTGGCCGGACAAGACCGCGTGGCTCTTCGACGAGACGGGTGCCCGCTTCACCTTCGCCGACATCGACCGCGAAACCGACCGCCTCGCGGGCAGCCTGGCCGCGCTCGGCATCAACCCCGGCGACCGCGTCGCCGTCATGCTGCGCAACGAGCCCGCCTTCCCCCTGCTCTGGCTCGCCCTCGCCAAACGCGGCGCCGTCCTCGTCCCCGTCAACACCAACTACCGCGAACTCGACGGGGCCCACGTCATCCGCCACTCCGGCGCCCGCCTCGCCATCGCCGCGCCGGAGTTCACCGGCCTGCTCACCCGCATCGGCATCACCACCCGCACCCCGGACGACCTGCCCGACGGCACACCGCCCGAGCAGCACCCGGCCGCCGAGACGCCCACCAACATCCAGTACACCTCCGGCACCACCGGCGCCCCCAAGGGCTGCGTCCTGCCGCACCGCTACTGGACCACCCTCGCCCGCAGCCTCGTCGACGACTTCCCCCACCTGACCGACGAAGACACGATCCTCACCGCCCAGCCGTTCCACTACATCGATCCACAGTGGAACGTCGCGGTCGGCCTCGCCGCGGGCGCGACGCTCGTCGTGCTCGACCGCTTCCACCCCAGCACCTTCTGGGCGAAGATCCGCGAGCACGGCGTCACCTGGTTCTACTGCCTCGGCCTCATGCCGACGCTGCTGCTCCGCCAGCCCGAACACCCCGACGACAAACACCACCGCGTCCGCTCGGTCATGGCCTCGGCCATCCCCCGCGACCGGCACACCGAACTCGAAGCCAGGTGGGGCGTGCCCTGGTACGAGGCGTTCGGCATGACCGAAACGGGCGGCGACATCCGCGACCGCCCCGAGGACCACCGGCCCGGCAGCGGCTGCATCGGCCGCCCCATCCGCGAGCGCGAGGTGGTGATCGCCGACGACGACGGCAACCCGCTGCCCCGCGGCCGGACCGGGGAGCTGCTCATCCGCGGCGTCGGCCTCATGCACGGCTACCACGACGCCCCCGAGGCGACCGCCCGCGCCTTCCGCGGCGGCTGGTTCCACACCGGCGACCTGGCCACAATGGACGCCGAGGGCCGGGTCCACTACGTGGGCCGCACGAAGGACATGATCCGCCGCAGTGGCGAGAACATCTCGGCCGACGAGGTCGAGCGCGCCCTCCTGCTGCACCCCGCCGTCGCGCTGGCGGCCGTGATCGCGGTGCCCGACGACCTGCGCGGCGAAGAGGTCAAAGCCTTCATCGTGCCGGCGACGGACACCACCCCGGACGAGCTGGCCGAACACTGTGCGTCCCAGCTGGCCTACTTCAAGGTCCCGCGCTACTGGTCACTCACCGCGGACCTGCCGCGCACCCCGTCGGAACGCATCGCGAAGGGCAAGCTCCCCGCCCTCGACACCCCGACCTACGACCGGGTGGCGGGCACATGGCTCTGA
- a CDS encoding alpha/beta fold hydrolase, producing MNVVHVNGADLAYDEAGSGPPVVFVHAGAADRRMWAAQFDGLAGTHRVIRYDQRGFGESADAAGDHCHFEDLLGLMDALGVDRAVLVGCSMGGSYALEAALAAPDRVRGLVLICSGLSGHEWPESMRARAAREVHSAVPAERLRAYAARTREPDQADVEAMALAQARFLVPEPSDLVLMLRGVFRRTWTGPQRTERHLEPGPAGRLGEVVAPTLVINGLLDVPEIQEVSGLLSAGIAGARRLDLPDAGHLPPVERPNRVTAALRGFLTELHSGNGPRALA from the coding sequence ATGAACGTGGTTCACGTCAACGGGGCCGATCTGGCCTACGACGAGGCAGGCTCGGGTCCGCCGGTGGTCTTCGTGCACGCCGGAGCGGCCGACCGGCGCATGTGGGCCGCCCAGTTCGACGGGCTCGCCGGCACCCACCGGGTGATCCGCTACGACCAGCGCGGCTTCGGCGAGTCCGCCGATGCGGCCGGCGACCACTGCCACTTCGAGGACCTCCTCGGGCTGATGGACGCGCTCGGCGTCGACCGGGCGGTCCTGGTCGGCTGCTCGATGGGCGGGTCGTACGCGCTGGAGGCCGCGCTCGCGGCGCCGGACCGGGTCAGGGGGCTGGTGCTGATCTGCTCGGGGCTGTCCGGCCACGAGTGGCCGGAGTCGATGCGTGCTCGCGCCGCCCGCGAGGTGCACAGCGCGGTGCCCGCCGAGCGGCTGCGCGCCTACGCGGCGCGGACCCGGGAGCCCGACCAGGCCGACGTCGAGGCGATGGCGCTGGCCCAGGCGCGGTTCCTGGTGCCGGAACCGTCCGACCTCGTCCTCATGCTCCGCGGCGTCTTCCGGCGGACCTGGACCGGGCCGCAGCGGACCGAACGACATTTGGAACCGGGCCCCGCCGGCCGGCTGGGCGAGGTGGTGGCACCCACGCTGGTGATCAACGGCCTCCTCGACGTGCCGGAGATCCAGGAGGTGTCTGGCCTGCTCAGCGCAGGTATCGCCGGAGCGCGGCGGCTCGACCTGCCGGACGCCGGTCACCTCCCGCCGGTCGAGCGGCCGAACCGGGTCACGGCCGCGCTGCGTGGGTTCCTCACCGAACTCCATTCCGGGAACGGGCCGCGTGCGCTAGCCTGA